Below is a genomic region from Catenuloplanes atrovinosus.
GCTGGCCCGGCTTGTCCCCGCACCGCACGGCGAAACGCAGATAGCGCCCGGCCGCCGCCAGGCCGTGCTCGATCAGCCGGAGCAGCAGCAGCGGGTCGATGTTCCCGCCGGACAGCACGCTCACCACCGGGCCGTCGCCGACCTCTATCGCGCCGGCCAGCAGCGCGGCCACGCCCACCGCGCCGGCCGGCTCCACCACCATCTTGCCGCGCTCCAGCAGCAGCACCAGCGCCCGCGAGATGTCCTCGTCGGACACCGTCACCACGTCGTCGACCAGCTTCGACACGTGCCGGAACGTCACGTCGCCGGGGCAGCCGACCGCGATGCCGTCCGCGATCGTGCCGACGCCGGCCAGCCGCACCGGCGAGCCCGCGGCCAGTGACGGTGGGAACGACGCCGCGCCGGCCGCCTGCACGCCGATCACGCGTACGTCCGGGCGCAGCGCCTTGGCCGCGACCGCGAGGCCGGAGATCAGCCCGCCGCCGCCCACGCCGGTCACGATCGTGTGCACGTCCGGGCACTGCTCCAGGATCTCCAGCGCCACCGTGCCCTGCCCGGCGATCACGTGCGGGTGGTCGAACGGGTGGATGAACATCGCGCCGGTCTCCTCGGCGAACTCGCGCGCCGCGACCAGCGCCTCGTCCACGGTCGCGCCGCGGAACTCGACGGTCGCGCCGTAACCGCGCGTCGCCGCGACCTTCGGCAGCGGCGCGCCGACCGGCATGAACACGGTCGAGGAGATGCCGAGCAGTCCGGCCGCCAGCGCCACACCCTGCGCGTGGTTGCCGGCGCTGGCCGCCACCACGCCGCGGGCGCGCTCCTCCGCGGACAGCCGGGAGATGCGCACGTACGCGCCGCGGACCTTGTACGAGCCGGCCCGTTGCAGGTTCTCGCACTTCAGCCACGTCGGCACGCCGAGCAGCGCGGAGAGCGGCCGGGACGGCTCCAGCGGCGTCGTGCGCACCACCCCGGCGATCAGCTCTCGGGCCGCCTCGACGTCCGGCAGCGAAACGAGATCATCCATGCCCGAATCGTCGCACCCGCGGGCGCCGCAGCACCCGCTAGTGCGATACGACTAACGCACAGCGGGAAATACCGACGGTGCGTGCCGCTGCCACGGCGCGGCCATCTCGAACTGGCCGGCGACCGCCAGCAGCGTGGTCTCCGAGCCGGGCGGCCCGACCAGCTGCACGGCCAGCGGCAGCCCGTCCGGGCGCACGCCGACCGGCACCACCAGCGCGGGCAGCGCCGCCAGGTTCCACGGCGCGGCGAACGGCGCGAACCGCATGCAGGCCAGCGCGTTCGCCGACCAGGACCGCTCGACCCAGCCCTCGGCCGCCGGCGGCGTGGCCGCCAGCGCGGGCGTGACCAGCACGTCGAAGCCGTTGTCCGCGAAGAACGCGATCGAGCGGCGGCGGAAACCCTCCCGGTCGTCCTCCCGCACGTACCCCCGCCGCATGGCGATCTTCCCGAGCCGGGCGTGGGTGCGGTTGCGTCGCTGGAGCGCCGAGAGCGGCAGTCCGGCCTCGTCCGCCTTCTGCGTGGCGTCGGCGAGCCAGGTGGCGAAGCCGCGGGTACCGATCGACGCCGGGTAGGCCGGGTCGCACGCGACCGCGGTGTGCCCGGCGGCCACCAGCAGCCGGGACGCGACCGCCACCGCGTCCCGGTTCGGCGCGTCGGCGCGCACGCCGGGCACCGGCGACCGGGTGGAGATCGCGATGCGCAGGCCGGACGGCTCCACCAGCTTCGCCGAGTCGCGGCCGGCCAGCACCGAGAAGCCGATCGCCGCGTCCGCCACCGTGGTGGTCAGCACGCCGTGCTCGCCCATGCCGAAGAACGCGGTCGCGCCGGCCGGCGGCGGCACCACGCCGCGGCCCGGCTTCAGCGCGACCAGGCCGCAGCACGCGGCCGGGATGCG
It encodes:
- a CDS encoding amidase — translated: MPEPVPNWVGATAKQIARGVRRGDTSATQVVADHLEHIAAREPLFGAFRIVRGGEAATEAEKVDEQHDLTRLPLAGVPVAVKENTAIAGLPTWHGSAAARGPIEEEDHEVVRRLRGAGAIVVATSRMPELGVFALTDDSDGPTRNPWDLTRTPGGSSGGAAAAVAAGLVPMAHGNDGFGSLRIPAACCGLVALKPGRGVVPPPAGATAFFGMGEHGVLTTTVADAAIGFSVLAGRDSAKLVEPSGLRIAISTRSPVPGVRADAPNRDAVAVASRLLVAAGHTAVACDPAYPASIGTRGFATWLADATQKADEAGLPLSALQRRNRTHARLGKIAMRRGYVREDDREGFRRRSIAFFADNGFDVLVTPALAATPPAAEGWVERSWSANALACMRFAPFAAPWNLAALPALVVPVGVRPDGLPLAVQLVGPPGSETTLLAVAGQFEMAAPWQRHAPSVFPAVR
- the ilvA gene encoding threonine ammonia-lyase, with product MDDLVSLPDVEAARELIAGVVRTTPLEPSRPLSALLGVPTWLKCENLQRAGSYKVRGAYVRISRLSAEERARGVVAASAGNHAQGVALAAGLLGISSTVFMPVGAPLPKVAATRGYGATVEFRGATVDEALVAAREFAEETGAMFIHPFDHPHVIAGQGTVALEILEQCPDVHTIVTGVGGGGLISGLAVAAKALRPDVRVIGVQAAGAASFPPSLAAGSPVRLAGVGTIADGIAVGCPGDVTFRHVSKLVDDVVTVSDEDISRALVLLLERGKMVVEPAGAVGVAALLAGAIEVGDGPVVSVLSGGNIDPLLLLRLIEHGLAAAGRYLRFAVRCGDKPGQLAELLAKIAELQANIIDVEHLRHNPRLRIGEVEVALSVETRGSGHSESLLDTLRENGYSVRLAQGN